Proteins co-encoded in one Marmota flaviventris isolate mMarFla1 chromosome 9, mMarFla1.hap1, whole genome shotgun sequence genomic window:
- the Rcor2 gene encoding REST corepressor 2, with protein sequence MPSVMEKPSAGSGILSRSRAKTAPNGGQPHSEDDSSEEEHSHDSMIRVGTNYQAVIPECKPESPARYSNKELKGMLVWSPNHCVSDAKLDKYIAMAKEKHGYNIEQALGMLLWHKHDVEKSLADLANFTPFPDEWTVEDKVLFEQAFGFHGKCFQRIQQMLPDKLIPSLVKYYYSWKKTRSRTSVMDRQARRLGGRKDKEDSDELEEGRGAVSEGEPDAGDPKREPLPSRPLNTRPGPGKKEVQVSQYRHHPLRTRRRPPKGMYLSPEGLTAVSGSPDLANLTLRGLDSQLISLKRQVQSMKQANSSLRQALEGGIDPLRPPEANTKFNSRWTTDEQLLAVQAIRRYGKDFGAIAEVIGNKTLTQVKTFFVSYRRRFNLEEVLQEWEAEQDGAPGAPVPMEQARRGAPLPAPALEEDDEVQITSVSTSVPRSVPPAPPPPPLPSSLSQPPPLLRPPLPTAPTLLRQPPPLQQGRFLQPRLAPNQPPPPLIRPALPASRHSARPGPQPPPTLIGAPLEPPAPSL encoded by the exons ATGCCCTCGGTGATGGAGAAGCCGAGTGCGGGCTCCGGGATCCTGTCCCGCAGCCGGGCCAAGACGGCGCCCAACGGCGGACAGCCGCACTCGGAGGATGACAGCAGCGAGGAGGAGCACTCGCACG ACAGCATGATCCGAGTTGGAACCAATTACCAGGCCGTAATTCCGGAGTGCAAGCCTG AGAGCCCAGCTCGCTACAGCAACAAGGAGCTGAAGGGGATGTTGGTGTGGTCACCCAACCACTGCGTGTCAGATGCTAAGC TTGACAAGTACATTGCTATGGCCAAGGAGAAGCATGGCTACAACATCGAGCAG GCACTGGGCATGCTCCTGTGGCATAAACATGATGTGGAGAAGTCACTGGCTGACCTGGCCAACTTCACCCCGTTCCCTGATGAGTGGACCGTGGAGGATAAGGTGCTGTTCGAGCAGGCCTTTGGCTTCCACGGCAAGTGCTTCCAGCGGATCCAGCAGATG CTGCCTGACAAGCTCATTCCCAGCCTGGTGAAGTATTATTACTCTTGGAAGAAGACCCGCAGCCGAACCAGTGTGATGGACAGACAGGCACGGCGGCTGGGTGGCCGGAAGGACAAAGAAGACAG CGATGAGCTTGAAGAGGGACGAGGAGCCGTGAGTGAGGGAGAGCCAGATGCTGGAGACCCCAAGAGAGAG CCTCTGCCCTCTAGGCCCCTGAATACACGCCCAGGCCCTGGAAAGAAGGAGGTCCAGGTGTCTCAGTACCGCCACCACCCGCTCCGAACCCGGCGACGCCCACCCAAGGGCATGTACCTGAGTCCTGAGGGCCTCACTGCAGTGTCAGGAAGCCCAGACCTTGCCAACCTCACACTCCGGGGTCTCGATTCCCAGCTCATCTCCCTCAAACGCCAG GTGCAGAGCATGAAGCAGGCCAACAGCAGCCTCCGCCAAGCCCTGGAGGGTGGCATCGACCCGCTCCGCCCCCCTGAG GCCAATACCAAGTTCAACTCCCGATGGACCACAGATGAGCAGCTTTTGGCTGTGCAAG CCATCCGTAGATATGGCAAAGACTTTGGGGCTATTGCCGAGGTGATTGGGAACAAGACTTTGACCCAGGTGAAGACCTTCTTTGTGAGCTACCGGCGCCGCTTCAATCTGGAGGAGGTGCTGCAGGAGTGGGAGGCCGAGCAGGATGGGGCCCCTGGAGCCCCAGTGCCCATGGAGCAGGCCAGGAGAGGGGCTCCCttgccagccccagccctagaggaGGACGATGAG GTCCAGATTACATCTGTCTCAACATCTGTGCCCAGATCGGTGCCCCCTGCACCGCCACCCCCACCATTGCCCTCCTCGCTGTCCCAGCCTCCCCCGCTGCTGAGGCCACCTCTGCCCACGGCTCCCACCCTGCTTCGCCAGCCACCCCCACTACAGCAGGGCCGCTTCCTGCAGCCCCGGCTCGCTCCCAATCAGCCCCCTCCACCTCTCATCCGCCCGGCCTTGCCTGCCTCCCGCCACAGTGCCCGCCCTGGTCCTCAGCCCCCACCTACCCTGATCGGAGCCCCTCTGGAACCTCCAGCACCCTCACTCTGA